DNA from Terriglobus tenax:
CGATGCAGAGAAGCAGATCCGGCATCTCCCCATCACGGTGATCCACAACAGCGTCGACACCGAACGCTTTGCCCCAGACGCCGCCGCGCGCGATCGCCTGCGCGCCGAGTTGCAGCTTGCACCGGACGAAGTGGCCGTTGCCATTCTCGGCCAGATCACACCCCGCAAGCGCCAGTTGGAACTGGTGCAGGCCTTCGCCGCGCCGCGCCAACAGATGCCCAACGTCCGGCTGTTCCTCGTCGGAGCAGCTCTGTTCACCGCCGAGAACCAGGCCTATGCCGAACAACTCCAGCAGTTTCTCGCGCAACACAACCTCACCCCGCAGGTCACATGGCTGGGCGCACGCCAGGACGTCCCCGCGCTGCTCAACGCCATGGACATGGTCGCGCTGAACTCTTCGGTCGAGCCCTTTGGCCTTGCCGTCGCGGAAGCCCTGGCCACCGGCATTCCAGCCGTCGCTCCGGCGCTCGATGGCTTTCTTGAGATCATCGACGACCAGCAGACCGGCCTGCTCGGGTCGCCCGAGGATGCCTCCACGCTCGTCGCTGCCATCCATCGCCTTGCCCGTGACCCCGCGCTCCGTCAGCAGATGGGCGCCGAAGGCCGCCGCCGCATGATCGAGCGCTTTCCGCAAAGCAAGCTGGTGGCCGCTCATGAAGATCTGTATCGCCGCACCCTCGCGCAGTTCTCCAGGGAGCCGCGCACATGATCCTCAACGCGACACTGGAACGGCCGGCTGAGCCGGAACAGCAACAACCCGAGCTGCCGTCCGCATCGCTGACCTCGACCGCCGTCCTGGCCGCAGCCTCCGCGGCTGTGCTGCTCGCACTCTTCGCCGCGGGCGCAGGCTCCATTCTGCGGCTTGCGTATCCGGCTCTTACTGTTCTGATTGCGGTCAACCTGCTGCTCAAGCGTCCCGTGCTCTACCTGCAGTTCACTCTCTGGATTTGGTTTGTCACGCCCTTTGTCCGCCGCATGGTCGACTACCGCGCGGGCTGGGCTGAACCTAACCTCACGCTGCTGGCTCCCCTGCTTGCCTCCGGTATCTCGATCATCACGATCCTTCGTCCCGGCGTGAAAGAGAAGACCTCCATCTTCCCGTTCGCCCTCTGCGGTGGCGCGGTACTGTATGGCCTGATCGTCGGACTCTTTCTGCATCCCTCCATGGAAGTGGTCTATGGCCTGTTCAACTGGGGCTCGCCTATCCTTCTGGGCTACCACGTCGCCACGCAGTGGAAGAGCTATCCGCAGCATCGCAGCGCTCTTTTCTCCACCTTTGCCTGGGGAACGCTGGTGCTCAGCGCCTATGGCATCTACCAGTTCTTTACAGCCCCCGAGTGGGACAACTACTGGCTGCAGAACATCACCCAGGGCCTGATCGATCCTTCGTTCGGAACGCCCGAGCCGATGGGCTACCGCATCTGGTCGACCATGAACTCCGCCGGCCCCTTCGCCAACCTGCTGGTTGCCGGCCTTCTGCTTCTGCTCATCGCTCCACAACGTGGCAAATCCATCTTTACCGTGGCCGGCTTCCTCGCCCTTCTGCTGACCGTGGTGCGCACGGCATGGCTTACCTGGATCATCGGCCTGGTCATCCTGCTGAAGGGCGTTCGCGCCAAGGTCATGCTCAAGAGCATGTCCACGCTCATCTTCATCGGCCTAGCTCTCATTCCCCTGGCCGCCAGCCCTCTGCTTGGGCCGTTCCTTCAGCAGCGCTTCTCCACCTTCAACCACCTTGGCCGCGATGAAAGCTTCAACGAGCGTCAGGACATGTATGCCACGCTCATCAAGAAGGTGGAGAGCGATCCCTTCGGCCACGGCCTGCGCAACCAGGAGGTCATCGGCAATCTTGTCGTCGACTCCGGTATCCTGACCATGCTCTTCTCGCTGGGATGGCTGGGAACGGCCTTCTATCTGACCGGCGTGGGATGGTTCATACTGCACAAGACACAGCGTGCGGAAGACGACACCTTCGCCTGGACCGCCAAGGTCATCTGCATTGCCTTCCTTGCGCAGATCATCGGCAGTAACCTGTTTGTAGGTTCCACAGGCACTTTCTTCTGGACCTTCGCCGGAGTTGCGCTTGCCGCCGAGCGCTGGAACCAGGATCACGTACCACCAACGCCTGCGCGGCGATCTCCACTGCGTCCGGCAAATCGTGTTGCCCCTATTGCATGACAATCTCTGCCAGCAAAATTACGACGCCGCAACCGCAGCGCAAACTCTCCTCCGCAGCCGCCGTCGCTCAGTCCGTGGGCGCCAAGCTGCTGATCCTCATGGTCAATGCGGCCACCGGAATCCTTACGGCACGTACGCTTGCTCCGGAAGGCCGCGGCATTCTGGCCACGCTGATCCTGTGGCCCATCTTTCTCGCCTCTGCCCTGACGCTTGGCCTGCCCAGTTCGCTGACCTATCAACTGCGCAGCCGTGAGGAAGAACACTCCTCGCTCATGGCCTCCGGCCTGCTGATCTCCCTTGTCACCAGCCTGCTGGCCATCGTGGTGGGTGTCCTGTTCCTCCCATACTGGATCCCTCAATATGGCGCGGAAACCATCTTCTGGGCCCGCATCTTCGTCATCAGCGCTCCCCTGCAGTCGCTGGGCCTGGCGGGTCGCGCCGCGCTTGAAAGTCGTGGCAATTTTGTCGCCAGCAACAAGATGCTGGTCGCCTCGCCACTGCTCACGCTGGTTTGCCTGGTGGTTCTGCGGCTGACCCACACCATGACGCCGCTGCGCGCGGCCTTCTCCTACGTGGTGGTCGGGGTTGTGCCCACCTTCTGGATGCTGGCGCTGCTATGGAAGGCCTTCCACCCGCGCTTTGTGCATGTGTTCGTTTCCTGCCGCATGCTGCTTTCCTACGGCATCCGTTCCTACGGCATTGACCTCTGCGGCACCATGGCGCTGTACGTGGATCAGGCGCTGGTTGTCCGCCTGCTGTCGCCGGAGAGCTTCGGCATCTATGTCGTCGCGCTTTCCCTCTCCCGCATGCTCAACGCCTTCCATCTCTCCGTGGTCATGGTGCTGTTCCCGCGCGCCGTCGCGCAGGAACCCGATGCCGTACGCGAGATGACTTCGCGTTCCACACGCCTCTCCACCCTTCTGACCGCAGCCGCCGGCACCTGCATCATCATCCTTGGACCACAGGCGCTCACGCTGCTCTACGGAGCACAGTACCGCAGCGCAACACAGGTCTTGCGTGTGCTCGTTCTTGAGGTCATCCTGGCAGGAGCCACTACCGTCCTCTCCCAGGCCTTCATGGCGCTGGGACGCCCCGGTGTGATCACCTTCCTCCAGATTGTCGGCCTTCTGCTCACCGTGCCCATGCTTCTGCTTCTGGCACCGAAGTATGGACTGCTGGGCGCCGGTATCGCGCTTCTGCTCTCCACCACCACGCGCTTCCTTCTGGTCATGGTGGGCTTCCCCATCTTCCTCAAACTGCCCATGCCGCGTGTCGTCGCCACCGCGGAAGACATCCGCTATCTCATCGCCCTCTTCTCGCGCATCCTGCGCCGCGAGGCCCACGCATGAGGCCACTGAATATCTTCGTCCCGCACTCGTCGGAGCTCTTCACCGACTACCGCCCGCACGGCGACGGCCTGATCGCGCACAGCTACCTGACGCGCCTTGCCGAACGTGGCCATACCCTCCACGCCGTCTGCCAGCAGATTGACCTGAAGGGCAGCGTGCCGCCCAATCTGCACCTGCACTTGCTGCCCATCCAGGAAGACAACTTCTCCGCGCGCCTGCGCTACATGCGCCAGTTGCGGCCCTTGTTCCAGCGCCTGCGCAAGACCGTCGACTTCGACCTGGTCCACCAGGTGAACCCGGTCTACTCCGGCATCTCGCTGGCGCTGCTGGGCTGTAATCTTCCCCTTGCGCTCGGCATCTATTCCGCACGCTGGCCGGCAGATCCGAATTCCATCGCGGGCAGCCGCATCGCACGCGTGGTGCGCGACTCCATGGCGGCCCTGCAGCAGCTTCACGCGGATGCCCTGCTGCTGAGCTCACCGGCCAGCCGAGATCTTCTGCCCCTGCCGGAGCTGCTGGACGGCAAGCTGCACTACATCCCCTACGGCATTGACGCCAGCCAGTTCACACCACGCGCCGGCTATGACATGGTCGAAAGCGCACGGGCGGAGCAGGACGCTCCGTCCCTGCTCTTCCTCGCCAACCCCAACCGGCGCAAGGGAATCTATCCGCTCATAGAAGCCCTGCCCGCTGTGCTCGCAAAACATCCCAGAGCACGCCTGAAGCTGGTGGGCGAAAGCCCCGAACTGAGCCAGGTCATGCAACTGGCGCAGCAGCTTGGCGTAGCCCATGCCATTGATCCACTGGGATGGAAGCCGCGCGAGGAGGCCATTGCTCTTTACCGCGACTGCACTCTCTTCCTGATGCCTTCACTCGGCGAGCCTTTCGGCATGGCCGCTCTCGAAGCCATGTCCTGCGGAAGACCGCTGATCGTCACACGCGCCGGCGGGCTTGGCCACTATGTCCCGGATCAGGGCAGCATCAAGGTTCCGCCCTCTGATGCTCCCGCGCTAGCCACCGCCATCAACACGCTGCTGGACGACCCTGCCCGCCGCACCGCCATGTCGCGCTTCAATCGGCAGTACGTGCTCGACCACATGGACTGGAAACACATCATCGACCAGACCGAGGATGTCTACCGCAGCCTCCTCAACCTGCCCTGATCTTCGCTTCCGATATCGGGTATGCTTCCTGCCATGGACCGCCGCCACTTCCTCGCCACCGCAGGCGCCTTCGGGCTCTCCCTGCACGCGCAGACACCCGGTTCTCTCGGCGCGCCCGTTGGCGGCACGCGGCCTGACGTAGCTGCCATCGACCATGACCGCATCCTGCGTGTGGCCGGCGTCTATCTCACGCGCAAGCCCACCACCATCACGGCTTTCCCCGCACCGCGCTCCACGGGCACAGCCAACGACTTCTACTCCGAAGATCCAGAATGGTTCCCCGGATCAGACCCCGCCAGGCCCTGGACACGCCACCCCGGCGAACAAAACTCCGATGCCTTCCACGCGCACGGCGACGCAGTGCTCCGCATGGCGCAGATCATCCCCGCGCTCGTCTCCGCGTGGATGATCACCAAGGACGCGAAGTACTCCACCGCCGCCATCGCCCATCTCCGCGCCTGGTTCCTCGCACCGGAGACGCGCATGAACCCCTCACTCAACTACGCGCAGGCTATCCCTGGCGTCGCCGCCGGACGCGCCACCGGCATCCTGGAAACCATCTTCCTGGTCGAGGTCGTCCGCGCCCTCAGCTTCCTCTCCGCGTCGGAAGACCTCTCCGAAGCCGACCTCAAGGGCCTGAAAGCATGGATCGGCGACTACGCACACTGGATGTATGACTCCGTGCTCGGCCAGGGAGAACGAGACACCCGCTCCATCCACGGCATCGGCTGGGTGGCACAGGCGGCCGAATACGCCCGCTTCGCCAACATCGCCACCATCTCCGGCTACTGCCTGCGGCGCTTCCGCGATGTCCTGTTGTCTCTGCTATCGCTCGACGGCAACTTCCCGGCAGCCCTGGCCAGCCCCGCGCCCTATGCCAACTCCATCTTTCACCTGGAGAGCCTCTCGCTGGCCTGCGAGGTGCTCTCCACCCCCTTCGAATCGCAATGGACCTTCCAGACCAGCGACGGCAAGGGACTGCGATCCGCCGTCGCCTTCCTCGCCCCCTCGCTGGAAGACAAGATGCGGTGGCGCTACCGGTCCGATGCGCAGAACTTCCGCCAGCACCCTCTGCGTCCGCTTTCGCTCTACCTTGCAGGCCGCGCCTACCAGCGCCCCGAATACACCGCCATCTGGAAGACTCTGTCACCCGACCCGGAAGATCTCGACAACCTGGCCGTGCTGAGAATCTATCCCATGCGGCAACCGCTGCTCTGGTCCCGACGCGTGCCGGGCGTCTGACGACCTGTCATCCCAGCCACAACCCGGGTGTGCCCCATATCGGGCAAAGCCAGATGTTGGCATCGAACAAAGCTCGACCGCCTTTGCCTTTCTTGTTTGTCATTCCGCAGCGCAGCAAAGGAATCTGCTTTTGTCTTTCGTCAGGGCACAGCTTCAGCCGTGCCGCAAAGATTGATGTAAAAACCAACGCCGGCCTCAATGGCCGGCGTCCCGTCTCTTCATACAACTACAACGATCAAAAGAACAGACTTACTTCTTCTCGCGAAAAGCCTTCACCGCGGCCATATACTCACGAGCCTTGGCCGTCACACCGCCATTATCCAGCTTGCTCTCATCCATCAGGTCCGCGCCGACGCCCAGGCCAAACGCACCCGCAGCCAGGAATTCATGTGCCGTCTCCACGGTCACTCCGCCCGTGGGAATCATCTCAATCTGCGGCAGCGGAGCCTTCAGGCTCTTCAGATACTTGGCTCCGCCCATCGCTCCAGCCGGAAACACCTTCACCACATCCGCGCCCGCCTGCCACGCCGTCACAATCTCGGTCGGCGTCAGCGATCCCGGAAACACGGCAATGTCCATCTCGCGGCAGTACTCCACCGTGCGCAGGTTCAGCGCCGGGCTCACGATAAACTTCGCGCCTTCGGCAATGCAGGCCTTCGCGGTCTCAGGGTCAAGCACCGTGCCCGCGCCAATCAGCATCTCCGGATCTTCCTTGACCAGCGTGCGAATCACGCTGACAGCGTCCGGCACCGTCATGGTCACTTCCATTACGAAGACGCCGCCTTCGGCCGCGGCGCGCGCCAAACGCACTGCCTTCTCCGGGCTGCTGGCACGTAATACCGGCACCAGGCATGCTTCCTTGATCTGGCTCAGAATCTCCTGCTTCGACGACATAAATCCTCTTCTCCCGCGCTTGCTCAGCGCTGTACGCCGGCACCCGCGCCGGACATCATTCCCTCAACCTCGGCCAGTGTTGCCATCGAGCTGTCGCCCGGCGTCAACATGGCCAGCGCACCATGCGCCACTCCACAATCAATGGACCACTTCAGGTCACGTCCTGATAACAAGCCGTAGATCAGACCTGAGGCGAACGAATCGCCGCCGCCGACACGGTCCAGAATGTCCAGCCGGTCAAACCGCAACCCCTCAACCGCGGTGCCGTTCGCGTAGCCAAACGCTCCCCAGTCATTGCTGCTGGCCGAATGCACCTTGCGCATCGTCGTCGCCAGCACCTTGATGTTCGGGAAGTCTTTCACCACGCGCCCGGCCATCTCAGCAAAGCTCTCCGCTGTATGCCAGGCCGGTCCCTGCGATGCCGGCCCCAGGTCAGAACTCAGATCGCCCTCATGACCAAAGAAGACATCCACATGCTCTGCCAGCATGCGGTTCACCTCCACCGATCCACGGCGGCCGCCGCGTTCCTTCCACAGCGAAGGACGGTAGTTGGCGTCAAACGAAACGATCACACCATGACGCTTGGCCTCGAGCATGGCTTCCAGAACCAGCGCCGTGGAGTCCTCGCTCAGCGCTGCCATCACGCCGCCGGTATGAAACCACCGCGTATGCGCGAAGATCGCCGCCCAGTCGATATCGCCCGGCTTCAACTGCGCAATCGCCGTATGCCCGCGGTCCATCATGCCCACGGCGCCACGACGCCCAAAGCCCCGCTCCAGGAAGTAGATGCCATTGCGCGCCTCGCGGCCAATACCATCAAACTTCGACCAGAGCACATGCTTCAGGTCCACTCCGCCCTGCAGCATCAGGTCTTCCACCAGGCGTCCCACGGGGTTATCCACCAGTGCCGTCACAATGGCGCTCTTCATGCCGAAGCAACGGCGCAGGCCGCGCGCCACGTTGTACTCGCCGCCGCCCTCCCACACCGTAAAGTTGCGCGTGCGGGCAATGCGGGTCTCGCCGGGATCGAAGCGCAACATCACCTCACCCAGCGACACCAGGTCATGTCCGGTCTCTTGCACCGGTTTGATCGAAAGAATCATTTATTTCAGGCCTGCAATTGTCAGTGCATCCATGTCGTCGTAGCGCTGGTTCTCACCACCCATGCCCCAGCAGAAGCCATAGCTCTTGGTGCCCACACCGGCGTGGATCGACCAGCCCGGAGAAACCACAATCTCGCGGTCCGCCAGCACCAGGTGCTTCGTCTTATCGCCAGGCCCCATCAGGTGCAGAACGCGGTGCGCGGGGTCCACGTCAAAGTACATGTACACCTCGCTGCGGCGCATGTGCGTATGCGGCGGCATGGTGTTCCAGTTCGATCCCGGCTCCAGCAGCGTAAAGCCCATCACCAGTTGGCAGCTCCGCAGGCCTTCCAGGTGGATCGCCTTGTAGATCTTGCGATGGTTGCAGGTCTCCAGCGATCCCAGTTCCACCGGCTTCAGATCGGCAAACTTCACCATCGCCGTCGGCCACTCCGCGTGCGCCGGATAGCTCAGCAGGTAAAACGCAGCCGGAGTCTCGGCGCTCTTGCTTGCAAAGCTCACTTGTTTTGCCCCGCGGCCCACGTACAGTACGTCCAGCTTGTCGAGCGCGAACTCCTTGCCGTCGACCGTCACCACGCCCGCGCCGCCCACATTCAGCACGCCCAGCTCGCGGCGCTCGCAGAAATACTCCGCGCGCAGCTCCGCCGGACACGGCAATTCCAGCGCACCTGCCGTGGGAACGGCAAAGCCCACCACGGTACGGTCAAGGTCAATGTATGTCAGCTCAAGCGAGCCCGGTACCGCCAATCCATCCGCGAGAAACGCTTCCCGAATCTCGTCCGTCGTCATGCGCTCGTAGCGCACAGCATCCGCAACCTGCAGCAGCTTCATTCCTGTTTCACCTTGATCACATAGTAGAGCAGCGTCTTACCCGGAGTCAGCAGGGCCTGGTGCGGCGACTTCGGTTGAAGGTGGAAAACATCTCCTTTATGCAGAACGATCTTCGTTCCGCCTTCAATGCCGGAGCCGGTCAGCTCGCCGGGCTTGCCTTCAATCGCATGCTGGTCCTTCAGCGTGCCACCCACCACCATGGTCACCTCGCCCTCCAGCACGACGAAGATGTCCGCCCACTCGGTGTGATACTCCGGCGTACCTGTCTTCGCGCGGGCGGCCAGCATCACCTTGTGGTTGCCATAGTCTTTCAGCGTCTCGCTGTAGCTGCCGCTGTCCGCGGCCTTTGCCATCTCAAGAAACTCTTTGCCGCGCGCCGCCAGCACATTTGCGGGGTCGACCGTCGCTTCCTGCGCCATGGCAGGGATCACCATCCACAGCGCCAACGCTGCCCATCCTGTACGCTTCATGACCGGAATCCTTTTTTAGACCACCCCACCATACCAGAACTGGTTCTACCATTTCCCGGTTTTCATCGAGAACAAGCAGGGCCGGTTTCCTCGAACTCTCCTCGCTTGACCGGATTCCATTGGCCACCTGACACTGGCAGACGGGGAAAAAGGAACCCATCGTGTTGAAGCTGAGCCGCTCTCTCCTCCTCCTTCTGCTGGCCGTCTCCACGTTGCAGGCTCAGTCTGCAAAAGCTCCCATCCGGGTCGTGATCGTTGGCCTTGTGCATGGACACGTTCAGGGTTTTCTGCGGGATTTTCAAAAATCGCAGGACGCGACGCTGGTTGCGATCGTGGAACCGGATACCGCACTGGCCGCACGGTACGAGAAGAAATTTTCGCTCGACCATTCCCTCTTTCATACAGACCTGGAAGAAACGCTGAACAGCACGCATCCAGACGCGGTCCTGGTCTACACGACCATCCTCGATCATCGGCGCGTGATTGAAGCGGCCGCGAAGCACGGCATCTCATCCATGGTGGAGAAGCCGCTCGCGACCACCATGCCGGACACACTGGCGATTCGCGATGCTGCCCGCAAGTACCGTGTGCATGTCCTGGTCAATTACGAGACGACGTGGTACTCCTCCAATGCGCAGGCACTGCGTCTCGCCAAAGACGGCAAACTCGGCGACGTCCGCAAAGTCGTGGTTCACGACGGCCACGAAGGCCCCAGGGAGATCGGAGTCGGTCCGGAATGGCTCCCGTGGCTTACCGATCCGGTCAAGAATGGCGCAGGTTCGCTCTTTGATTTCGGATGCTATGGCGCGGACCTCATCACCGTCCTGATGCACGGCCAGACACCGCTTTCGGTCACAGCGGTGACACAGACAGACAAGCCCGGCATCTATCCCAAGGTCGATGACGATGCCACCATCATCGTGCGCTACCCCAAAATGCAAGCCGTCCTCATGCCTTCGTGGAACTGGAGCTTCGCACGCAAGGATATGGAGCTTTACGGCACACAGGGCATGGCGCTCACGGTAGGCCCGTCCGGCCTGCGAACACGCTTCCAGGGAGAGAAGGAGGAAAGCTCCCCCACCGCACCTGCTTTACCCGCTCAGGAATCGACTTCGCTGAAGTATCTTGCCGCGGTGCTGCACGGGGAGGTGAAGGACCTGGGAGACCTGACTTCCCTGGACACCAATGTGACCGTCATGCAGATCCTCGACGCCGCACGAACCTCTGCAAACTCCGGACACACCGTCAACCTGAAGCCGCTGCCACGCTGACACCTGTGGCCTGTCTCCTGTTTCAAGCGATCGGCAGGCCACGCCACCTGCAAAATGCTATCGTCAAAAAAGATGAACATCCTCGACTCCTTCCGTCTTGATGGCAAGATCGCTCTCGTCACCGGCGCCTCCGCAGGCATCGGCGCTTCCATCGCCCAGGCACTGGCTCAGGCCGGCGCCACCGTCGCCTGCCATGGCAATTCACGCCCGGCAGAGGCTACAGCAGCCGCCATCGGCGGCAACGCCGCGGCCTTTCAGGCTGACCTCTCCTCCACCGAAGGCGCAAAGCACCTCTTCGACCAGGTCATCGCGAAGTTCGGACACGTCGACATCCTCGTCAATAACGCCGGCACCATCATCCGCCACGAGGCCGTCGACTACCCCTTTGAAGACTGGCAGAAGGTCATCCAAATCAACCTGAACTCGGTCTTCCAGCTCTCGCAGCTCGTAGGCCGTGCGCTGATCGAACGCGGAGCACCCGGAAAAATCGTCAACATCGCCTCACTGCTCAGCTTCCAGGGCGGCATCCGCGTCCCCGCCTACGCTGCCAGCAAGGGCGGGGTAGCCCAGCTCACCAAGGCCCTGGCCAACGAGTGGGCGCCAAAAGGCATTCAGGTCAACGCCATCGCGCCGGGCTACATCGCCACCGACAACACGCTGGCCCTGCGCAACGACGAGACCCGCAACCGTCAGATCCTCGAACGCATCCCCACCGGCCGCTGGGGCGACCCCGAAGACATCGCCTCCACCGCCGTCTTCCTCTCCAGCCCCGCGGCCAACTACATCACCGGGACCGTGCTGAACGTCGACGGCGGCTGGCTGGCCCGCTAAAAGAACCGCAACTCCGGGTGCCCATGCCCGGATTCGGACATGGGATCGTTCCCTAAACAAAAACGGAGCGCCCAAGGGCGCTCCGTTTTCTCGTCTCTAAACACTCTTACTGGTTCACACCACTCGCCAGGAAGCCGCCATCCACCACCAGGATCTCTCCGGTGATAAACGAAGCCGCATCGCTCGACAGGAAGATCGCCGCACCCACCAGCTCCTCGGTCTTGCCAAAGCGAGCCATCGGCGTACGCATCTTCAGCTCCTGCCCGCGCGGCGACTCATCCAGCAGCTTCGCGTTCAGGTCCGTGCGGAACACACCCGGAGCGATCGCGTTCACCGTCACACCCTGCGAGGACCACTCCACCGCCAGCGAACGCGTCAGCGCGCCCACGGCGGCCTTGCTCGACGCATACGCCGTCACTTCCTTCAGGCTCACGAAGGTGTTCAGCGAGGCGATATTCACAATGCGTCCGTAGCCGCGCTCCAGCATGTGCTTGCCGAAGATCTGGCAGGCGCGCAGCGTGCCGTTCACGTTGGTATTGAAGATGTCGTTCCAGGTCTCTTCCGGAACCGTCAGCGTGGGCTCACGCTTGATCTTGCCGGCGCAGTTGATCAGGATATCGACCTTGCCGAAGGTCTCCAGCGTCTTGTCCGCCAGCACCTGCAGCGTCTCACGATCATTCACGTCCGTGGCAATACGCAGCGTCTTGCGGCCCAGCGCCTCAATCTTCGCGGCTACCTCGTCCACCTGCTCCTGACGGCGAGAGCTCGCCACCACATCCGCGCCCGCCTCGGCCAGTCCCAGCGCCATCGCCAGGCCGATGCCTGAAGTTCCACCCACTACAACCGCGGTCTTACCCGTCAGATCAAACAGCTTGTGACCCATCTCTTCCTCCCTACTTCGTTGCCTTGCT
Protein-coding regions in this window:
- a CDS encoding cupin domain-containing protein, with amino-acid sequence MKRTGWAALALWMVIPAMAQEATVDPANVLAARGKEFLEMAKAADSGSYSETLKDYGNHKVMLAARAKTGTPEYHTEWADIFVVLEGEVTMVVGGTLKDQHAIEGKPGELTGSGIEGGTKIVLHKGDVFHLQPKSPHQALLTPGKTLLYYVIKVKQE
- a CDS encoding alginate lyase family protein — encoded protein: MLPAMDRRHFLATAGAFGLSLHAQTPGSLGAPVGGTRPDVAAIDHDRILRVAGVYLTRKPTTITAFPAPRSTGTANDFYSEDPEWFPGSDPARPWTRHPGEQNSDAFHAHGDAVLRMAQIIPALVSAWMITKDAKYSTAAIAHLRAWFLAPETRMNPSLNYAQAIPGVAAGRATGILETIFLVEVVRALSFLSASEDLSEADLKGLKAWIGDYAHWMYDSVLGQGERDTRSIHGIGWVAQAAEYARFANIATISGYCLRRFRDVLLSLLSLDGNFPAALASPAPYANSIFHLESLSLACEVLSTPFESQWTFQTSDGKGLRSAVAFLAPSLEDKMRWRYRSDAQNFRQHPLRPLSLYLAGRAYQRPEYTAIWKTLSPDPEDLDNLAVLRIYPMRQPLLWSRRVPGV
- the kduI gene encoding 5-dehydro-4-deoxy-D-glucuronate isomerase, coding for MKLLQVADAVRYERMTTDEIREAFLADGLAVPGSLELTYIDLDRTVVGFAVPTAGALELPCPAELRAEYFCERRELGVLNVGGAGVVTVDGKEFALDKLDVLYVGRGAKQVSFASKSAETPAAFYLLSYPAHAEWPTAMVKFADLKPVELGSLETCNHRKIYKAIHLEGLRSCQLVMGFTLLEPGSNWNTMPPHTHMRRSEVYMYFDVDPAHRVLHLMGPGDKTKHLVLADREIVVSPGWSIHAGVGTKSYGFCWGMGGENQRYDDMDALTIAGLK
- a CDS encoding bifunctional 4-hydroxy-2-oxoglutarate aldolase/2-dehydro-3-deoxy-phosphogluconate aldolase encodes the protein MSSKQEILSQIKEACLVPVLRASSPEKAVRLARAAAEGGVFVMEVTMTVPDAVSVIRTLVKEDPEMLIGAGTVLDPETAKACIAEGAKFIVSPALNLRTVEYCREMDIAVFPGSLTPTEIVTAWQAGADVVKVFPAGAMGGAKYLKSLKAPLPQIEMIPTGGVTVETAHEFLAAGAFGLGVGADLMDESKLDNGGVTAKAREYMAAVKAFREKK
- a CDS encoding sugar kinase, with amino-acid sequence MILSIKPVQETGHDLVSLGEVMLRFDPGETRIARTRNFTVWEGGGEYNVARGLRRCFGMKSAIVTALVDNPVGRLVEDLMLQGGVDLKHVLWSKFDGIGREARNGIYFLERGFGRRGAVGMMDRGHTAIAQLKPGDIDWAAIFAHTRWFHTGGVMAALSEDSTALVLEAMLEAKRHGVIVSFDANYRPSLWKERGGRRGSVEVNRMLAEHVDVFFGHEGDLSSDLGPASQGPAWHTAESFAEMAGRVVKDFPNIKVLATTMRKVHSASSNDWGAFGYANGTAVEGLRFDRLDILDRVGGGDSFASGLIYGLLSGRDLKWSIDCGVAHGALAMLTPGDSSMATLAEVEGMMSGAGAGVQR
- a CDS encoding glycosyltransferase family 4 protein — encoded protein: MNAARQPATILYMNHTAPVSGAERVLQDLLRDLDRTQFRPVLACPEGPLQGACAALNVPVITLPSINSRFSSNPIKLARSIVSSLSSVLGYRRAILQTSPALIHANTIRAALITTFANIGTGIPVLWHLHDMLPRNVLGKLIRRMAYRNRRISAIAVSHASERSFRDDDAEKQIRHLPITVIHNSVDTERFAPDAAARDRLRAELQLAPDEVAVAILGQITPRKRQLELVQAFAAPRQQMPNVRLFLVGAALFTAENQAYAEQLQQFLAQHNLTPQVTWLGARQDVPALLNAMDMVALNSSVEPFGLAVAEALATGIPAVAPALDGFLEIIDDQQTGLLGSPEDASTLVAAIHRLARDPALRQQMGAEGRRRMIERFPQSKLVAAHEDLYRRTLAQFSREPRT
- a CDS encoding glycosyltransferase family 4 protein — protein: MRPLNIFVPHSSELFTDYRPHGDGLIAHSYLTRLAERGHTLHAVCQQIDLKGSVPPNLHLHLLPIQEDNFSARLRYMRQLRPLFQRLRKTVDFDLVHQVNPVYSGISLALLGCNLPLALGIYSARWPADPNSIAGSRIARVVRDSMAALQQLHADALLLSSPASRDLLPLPELLDGKLHYIPYGIDASQFTPRAGYDMVESARAEQDAPSLLFLANPNRRKGIYPLIEALPAVLAKHPRARLKLVGESPELSQVMQLAQQLGVAHAIDPLGWKPREEAIALYRDCTLFLMPSLGEPFGMAALEAMSCGRPLIVTRAGGLGHYVPDQGSIKVPPSDAPALATAINTLLDDPARRTAMSRFNRQYVLDHMDWKHIIDQTEDVYRSLLNLP
- a CDS encoding O-antigen ligase family protein, giving the protein MILNATLERPAEPEQQQPELPSASLTSTAVLAAASAAVLLALFAAGAGSILRLAYPALTVLIAVNLLLKRPVLYLQFTLWIWFVTPFVRRMVDYRAGWAEPNLTLLAPLLASGISIITILRPGVKEKTSIFPFALCGGAVLYGLIVGLFLHPSMEVVYGLFNWGSPILLGYHVATQWKSYPQHRSALFSTFAWGTLVLSAYGIYQFFTAPEWDNYWLQNITQGLIDPSFGTPEPMGYRIWSTMNSAGPFANLLVAGLLLLLIAPQRGKSIFTVAGFLALLLTVVRTAWLTWIIGLVILLKGVRAKVMLKSMSTLIFIGLALIPLAASPLLGPFLQQRFSTFNHLGRDESFNERQDMYATLIKKVESDPFGHGLRNQEVIGNLVVDSGILTMLFSLGWLGTAFYLTGVGWFILHKTQRAEDDTFAWTAKVICIAFLAQIIGSNLFVGSTGTFFWTFAGVALAAERWNQDHVPPTPARRSPLRPANRVAPIA
- a CDS encoding lipopolysaccharide biosynthesis protein, whose amino-acid sequence is MTISASKITTPQPQRKLSSAAAVAQSVGAKLLILMVNAATGILTARTLAPEGRGILATLILWPIFLASALTLGLPSSLTYQLRSREEEHSSLMASGLLISLVTSLLAIVVGVLFLPYWIPQYGAETIFWARIFVISAPLQSLGLAGRAALESRGNFVASNKMLVASPLLTLVCLVVLRLTHTMTPLRAAFSYVVVGVVPTFWMLALLWKAFHPRFVHVFVSCRMLLSYGIRSYGIDLCGTMALYVDQALVVRLLSPESFGIYVVALSLSRMLNAFHLSVVMVLFPRAVAQEPDAVREMTSRSTRLSTLLTAAAGTCIIILGPQALTLLYGAQYRSATQVLRVLVLEVILAGATTVLSQAFMALGRPGVITFLQIVGLLLTVPMLLLLAPKYGLLGAGIALLLSTTTRFLLVMVGFPIFLKLPMPRVVATAEDIRYLIALFSRILRREAHA